The Persephonella sp. KM09-Lau-8 nucleotide sequence CATCATTTGGATTTACAATGGACTCTTTTAAATATATAGGAAGTGAAATTGCTCCAATGTTTGATAAGTTTGGAGCCATTCCCTGAACAGCTGTATTCTGGTCATCAAATCTATGGCATCCACTACATCCATTTTGAATAGCTAACTGTTTTCCTTTTTTAGGGTCTCCTAATTTTTCTCCAGGGTATCCCCAGGATACATATTTGAGGTATTCTGGGTCTATCTTGTAATCTCCAAGTTTAATAAACTTCCAGCTTGAGAGAGATTTGTTTCCATCCCTTTCATATTGGTTTCCATCCCATATAGCAAATGCTATAGGAACAAGACCTGCTGCAAGATTTGAGTTTTCTGTCTTAATAGGTCTTTTGAATACTGCTGTCCACTGTTTTGTATCTTTGTTATATTTCATTTCAATTTCTGCTGGTTCTTTAATTTCTGTAAGAGAACCAAATCCTTCTGAAATAAATACTTTCTGGTAATCTCTACCTGTTACGGTTTTTTGTAAGTACACAGTTACAGGGTGATTTTCATCTCCCATTCCTATGTATGGAAGGGATATTCCTTTTCCAAATTTATTTGGGAATTCTATACTTACACCATCTGCAAACTGATTCGTTGTTAATGCTGGCTGGATAGATGGTGTTTCATCTTTCCATTGAACATAAACAGCAATATTGTTTTTGTTATAAGCAACTTTTACTGTAGCTTTTACAGCCTCTTTTTTAGGGATTAACTCATTGGCCTTTTTGTCATTTAATCTTACAGAGATTTGAGGATATAGGGTAATTTCCTTTCCCTGTATGGAATTCCAGAAGTTTGCAGATGGGTCTACAGGGATTGTTCCATTAACAGCTTTAGCATTTATTACTTCATTTTTCATAAAGTCTTCTTCAGAAGCTACAGCAATATTTGAAACTATCAGGGCTGATAATCCTAATGCTGCAAATTTTATGCTTTTTTTCATTACTTTCCTCCTTGCTCCATTTTTCAGGAAGGGGAAATTACTCCCCTTCTTTCTCCTCTTTTAATGCAGGTTGTGTTTGGAAGTAAACTTTTCCGTAAACTCCTTCTACCTTTTGAGTATTGGCACCCTGAACATATCTCTCATCTATCAGCTTGAAGTATTCTGTTCCTTTTAAGCCTTGTTCTGCAGCTACTTTCTGGTAGTAGTTTTCATCAAGTCTGAACATATCTGCGTGGTTATAAGCAATCAGAATATCCATTAGTTCAGACTCTTCTCCTCTTTCTCTTTTGGCCATTTCTTCTTTGAGGGTTTTTATAGCCTGATGAACTTCTGGTCCAAAGAGCTTTTCAAGATATTCAATAGGAATTCTTTGCTCTTCTACAGGTTTACCATCATCATCAAATTTTGGTGGAGCAATTACAGGTGGAACATAGTAAACGTTAGGCTGTGTTCCAAAGTCTGGTCTGAGAGGAAGAGCAACTTTGTACTTATGAACCAGTTTGTATACCTGTCCTTCTTCATCATCAAGAAATCCAACAAATCTTATTCTTCCTACACACTGGTGAGCACATGCAGGAGGAAGTCCTTTCTCAATTCTTGGGAAGCAGAATATACATTTTTCTGATTTGGAAAGTTTAGGGTTGAAGTAAATCTTCTTATAAGGGCATCCTGCAATACAGTATCTATATCCCTGACATCTATCAAGGTCAACAAGAACAATACCATCTTGCTCCCTTTTGAAAATTGCTTCTCTTGGGCAGGCAGCAAGACATCCAGGGTTAGAGCAGTGATTGCATATTCTTGGTATATAGAAGAAGTAAGAGTTTGGCCAGTCACCTATACCAACGTCTTCATCCCAGTTGGGACCCCATTTAGGGTCTTCATTTGGAGAAAGAACAAACTCATCTGCAGGAGTATTGAATATTTCATCATGGTTGTAATCCCATGGCACTCCATAATCAACCATATCTGGAATAATTCCGTCCTGTAAATTTCCATTTTCATCAAATCCACCACCAGCTTCCATCCAGTTTCTTGGATAACCTGCTCCCGGATGAGTTTCTACGTTGTTCCAGTACATATATTCTCTGCCATTTCTGTTAGTCCACTGGGTTTTACACGCAACTGTGCAGGTCTGGCAACCGATACATTTATTTAAATCCATTACCATTGCTAATTGTCTTTTAGCCATTATTAAACCTCCTTATTAAGCTTTCTCAATATCTACTGTTGTTTCATAAGCATGCTGGTTACCATCCCAGTTTCCACCGAATTTTAGGTGTCCCCAGCCATCAGAAAGCTCAAGTAAGTTCAGCGGAGATGCGTTAACAGCGTTATGTGATTTGTTTCCTTTAAAGTGGAATGGTTCCCATCCATGTTCAAGTATGATTGCATCTTTTGGACATGATGGGTAAACCTTAGCCATTGCATAGAATTCACCAAGGTCATTAAATACTCTTATTTCATCCCCATCTTTTATTCCTTTCTTCTTGGCTATTTCTGGATTAATCATTACATAAGGGACGCCTCTTTGTAATCTCTGGAGAAGTGAGGATTCTTTGTATGTTGAGTGGATAGACCATCTTGCGTGTGGAGTCATCATAACAAATGGAAATCTCTTAGGTCTAATTGGTTCTGTTGCTGTTGGTACATTTGCACCAAACTCAATCCATCTGTCATGGTCAACGTAGTATGTAAGTCTTCCTGAAAGGGTTTCAAATCTTTCAAATAGATAGAGGTTGTTTTCAAATGAGTTATAAGGTTTATCTGGATAAAGTGGTGATGTTTTTCCTGCTTTTTCGTTTAATTGTATAAATCCACCTCTTTTTCTGACAGTTTCAATGTCGTTAGGCTGGAACTGTTCAACATTCTCGAGAGCTAATTCAACCGCATCTTTGTCAGTTCTGAGATGTCCATTGATGGTGTATTCCTCAACTAATTTATCAAGATCTCTGTATCCTGTTTTTGAGTGGGTTGGATCTGGTATCTTGATATATTTTTCGTCTCCGGTCTCTTTGTATTTTTTCATCGCAAGTTCTTGTATTTTCTCAACAATCATTGTGCAGATTTCCCACTCAGATTTAGATTCTCCGACAGGTTTGAGATTTTGAGGTGGTTGTGCCATATTGGCATATCTATGGTATCCAGGGTTTGTTCTTATATCCCATACTTCATACATGGATTTTGCTGGAAGGATAATGTCTGCATATTGGGCAGTTGAGTTCATTCGCCAGTCTATATAGGCGAAGAATTTAGCTTTTTTGAGGAATGCTTCTCTATATGTTTCTCCTTTGTTTCTTCTAAATCTTGAATCAGCAAAAATCAGGAAGGTTTCTACTGTATCCCAGTACGGCTTTCCGTCTTTGTTGTGGAAGTTCTCTTTCCATTTCTCATCTGTTCCAAAGTTTGCAAGATCTTCTTTAACTTTTTTGAGATATTCTTCCTTAGATAGACCTGTAGCTCTTTTGATATCCTCTTCATCGTAAAGTTTTTCTACGTCTTTTAACATATTTCCAAGGATGTATTCCTGGACAAATCCAGAAGCGAACCTTTGTTTATACTTACCAGAAAATCCTGATAATTTGCCCATTCCAGAGATAGACCATTCATTTTCCGAGTTAAATCCACCGTAAGGTCCGAGTCTTCCAACGAGTCCCGGTATTGATGCTATAGCTCTTTGAGCCAGTAGTCCGTTGAAGTATTTTCCAATTGTGAATCCCATAGAAATCATTACCACTTTTGGAAGAGCTATATCTTTAGCAAGCTGTTCAACTATTGTTGGGTGAACCCCTGTAAGTTTCCATGTTTTCTTAGCATCAAACTTAGCTGCTTCCTGTTTTACCAGTTCAAATACTGTTGTAACTTTTACTTTTTTGCCATCTTTTAATGTTACTTCCCATGTTCCTTCTAAAGCAGGGTCTATATCCCATCCTACATCTTTAAGTCTGAGAGTTTTAACAGGAGCACCTTCTGTTCCTGGCATTAACGTAAGTTTGTTAGTTTTTGTGTTCCATGCAAAGAATGCTGCTTCTGGCTCCCACTCTTTGCCTTCTCCTTTTTCCTCGAATATTTCATAAAGATGATGATCAAACTCTGGAGATTTATCAGGGTCTATATCCGAAAGTCTGAGAAGTTTTTTGTTGTCAAGTCTTACAAGGAATGGTAAATCTGTAAAGTGTTTTACAAATTTTGGTTTGTAAAGTTTTTTCTGAATGATTTCATTAATTATTGACATTGCCAGAAAACCATCATATCCGGCTCTAACTGGAACCCATAAATCTGCATGGATACAGGTTGAGTTAAAATCTGGAGTAATTACTATATTTTTAGCTCCGTTATATCTACCTTCCCAGAGGAAGTGTGCATCTGGAATTCTTGTTTTATTTGGATCCTGTCCCCACCAGATATTTACATCAGTTGTATAGAAGAAATCATAAGAACATCCAATATTTCCTTCTCCGTAAACTAAGCTTACCCCAGGGAACATATCACCAACGTAGGAAGCTATGTAGTTTCTCACAGCTCCAAGTAGTGTCCCCAGCCTTTTTCCAGCTGCACCTCTTGCTTCTGTGAGCATACCAGCTCCAACATGGATGAACAGTCCTTCAGGACCTTTTGTAAGCATAGTTTCATATATATTCTTAGCAACTTCAGTTATTGCTTCATCCCATGAGATTCTTTTCCATTTTCCTTCTCCTCTTTTTCCTACTCTTTTGAGAGGATAAAGGATTCTGTCTTTTTCATAAGTCACATGGGAGTGTTGAATCCCTTTGTTACATCCCCTTGGGTTAAAGTCAGGGATTTTAGGATTAATAGGAGTGTAGTTTGCTACCTGGTTCTCCCTTGTGATAATTCCGTTGTTTACCCATACATCCCATGCACAGTTACCCTGACAGTTTACACAGTGGTAGGCTGTTCCGTGGTCTTCTTTGCTTCCATAGGTAAATGCAAATTCTTTTCTGTACATAGTTTCTGTATAGCTTGTGTTTGGATAGGAGCTTCTTGGGTCTTCTACAATTGTGGCTTTGTCTTTTGCGAATGCTGCATTTCCACCCAGCGCTATACCTGCACTTGAAGCTGTTAAGGCTTTAAGGAAATCTCTCCTTGAAAGTGCCATATATCTTACCTCCTTTTATTGTCTTGGTTTATAGACAACCACCGCCTCCACCAGCGGCTGGTGGTTCATATTCCCCTTCATCTTCTGGATAACCGGCTTCATCCCATGCAATCATTCCACCTTCAAGATTTCTGACAAATTTGAAAAACTTTTTGCATTTTTGAAATATTTCTGGATCGCCATCTTTAGAGACAATTATTGTTGGAAGATATGGATTTATTTGTGGGCGAGCCTCTTCTGGAGTTTTCTCTAAATCACAGTCAGGCATTGGGATAGCTCCTGGTATATGAACACCTGTATAGTAGTCTGTCTCTTCTGCTTCATCTTCCTCTTCTTCAGATACTTCATATTGCCTTACATCTATTATCTGGAGATTTAGTTTTGGGTTTGACATTTTATCAGCCAGTTCATCTACAGTCATAGGTAAGCTGTTTTCCAGCTCTACTTTTTTCTTTCCTAATGAGAGAAGAACCCCAGATAGAGCGATAATTATTACTATGTAAATAGCTCTTTCAATTTTAGGATTCATCATTCTCCTCCTTCTGAAGAAGCCTGAACTTGCTTAACTTGTTGTTCAAGTTTTGAGATATCCGTTTTTATTCCTATGATTCCTGCAATAAGAACTAAAATCCCTATCCAGAACAAAATTCTTTCTGTCATACTCATGATACTTACCTCTTTATTAGTCATAAACAGCATCTGATTCTTTTTTGGCCTGTATAAATTTGCTCCATCTTCCGAAATAAATCAGGTTTGCTGTTAGAACTCCCACTGCAAAGTAAGTCGCAGACATTGCCATTGAACCAACAGAAAGTGTTGGATAAGCTGAGAGGAAAGCACCTGTTGTGCAACCACCACCAATCATTGCACCAAGAGCAAGGAAGATACCTGCAAAGAATACAAGTATAAGTCTTACCCATGGAAATGGAGCAACACTTTTTGCAAATGCAGGAGGAACAGAACAGGATCAAATTTAAACGTTCCTGAAATTATAGCTGACAAGAAAGCTCCTGGAAGGACTCCAATTATTAGACCTGCATGCCACAAAATAGTTGGACTTACTTTAGGAACTATAGGAAGAGGATGTCCTATTAAATGAGATATCCATCCTACAAAGGCGAGAGCTCCTCCTGAAAATCCAAGATATTCACCCTGAGCTGTAGCCCAGGCTATTATAGAACCTGCCAATATACCTGATATAGCCCAGTGCCACTCACCTTTGATAATCTTAGCAGCCAGCGAATCACCTTGAGGTTGGTCATAACCTATTTTCTTGGCAGGATCAAGCCAGTCTGCAATTAGTGCAAATATTATGAATAATACTCCCCATGCAACAGCAAGAGGTCCATAAGGTAATCCAAGTGCTCCATATAAAGTGATTTTTTCTTTGGTTCCTAAAATTCCTACGTCAACAAGCCATGGTTGAATCATTGCGTAGATCAGTATTCCTAATATTAGACCAATAACACCAGCTATAGAAATGAATTTTCCTGCGCCTACTCTTGCTACACAAGTTCCTGGGCAAAACCCTGCCGAAGCCATCGCAATACCAAATAGGAAACCACCTACCACATGGGCAATTCCCATGTATGGCATTATTCTTGGAATTAGATTGGTTTGTTCGGCTATACCAAATATATCAGCAAGCCCATATATTATGGATGCTGTAGCAATACCCATAAATGCAAATTTCATTATTTTTAAGTCTCTAAGTAAAAGCATTCCTTCAACTCTTGAGTATCTGATAGCACCAACTTTGTGGAGAACGATTCCGAAGAGAGCTCCTGTTAAAAGTCCCATTAGCAGATGGCTCATATGCTCCATCGCAAAAACCTCCTTTTATGTAAAAAGGGGGACTATGTCCCCCAATTTAGAGTTATTTTCTTCTCATTTTTGTTTCAACTGGAAGATTTGGATCATTGCCCCATTCGTCCCAAGAACCTACGTAAACTTTAACATTTTTGAAACCAAGGATTTTCAGAGCTGCGAATACAAAAGAACCTCTTCCTAAACCAACGTGGCAATATGTGATAACTGTTTTGTCAGGAGTTAAACCTTGTTTTTCAAGTTTTTTGAGAACCTTTTTAAGCTTTTTAATAGGTTTAAACAGATGTTTGTTTGGTTTTCCTTTTGGGTTTCCTGCGTATTTTTTCCACTCAGAGAATACAGCTCCTGGAATATGTCCACCCCTTTTAACTTTTATATGTTTTCCTGGTTCTTCAAGGGCATCAAGAAGTTTTTTACCTGTGTATTCCTGGATTCTTCTTGCGTCAAGGATGAAGTAATGATTTGGGTCTTTAATCGCTTTGAGAACTTCTTCTTTTGTAGCTATGATTTCTTTTCTAATCTTAGGTGTGAATTTTTTAGGTTCTGGTTTTTTTCCTGGTCCAGTTTCAACTTCATAACCTTTTGCTTTCCATGTGGCAAAACCACCATCCATCATTTGAACATTGTCAAGACCATAAAGATAGAGGAAGAACCATACACCTGAAGCGTTTGGTCCTTTACCATCATCATAGGCAATAGCATGAGTATTGTTATCAATTCCAAGTTCTTCTCCAATGAATTTAGCTGCTCTTTCTGGACACATTGGAAGTCCACATTCTCTAATATCCTTAAGATAGTGAAGGTCGTGTGCAAATGCATTTACAGCGCCTGGGATATGTCCTTCTTTAAATCTTTTTGGGCTGTCTCCATCTACAAATCTAACGTTTGGTTTTCCTAAAAGGTTGTGGGCTCCATCTACATCAATTATGAATTTTTTGACGAATTCTTCGCCTGTAGGAACCTCTGCAAATGATGGTGCTGCAAAAGCAGCCATTCCTGCAATAGCAAGTATTGCTTTTCTTACTTTTCTCATCTAACTACCTCCTGAAAGGAAATTTCTAATTCACATATTCATATATTTCTTGATTCAAGTCAATAATATACTCAAAGTATATAGGGTTAACAACAGCTAACCATTGAAATTTCTTGCTTTTCTGGAAATTAATAAGGAAAACAGCTTGATTCCTAAGGCCTTAGAAAATAATACTTTTTAAGTCTGTATGATTTTTGATAGAGTGTTGTATTAAAAAAATAAATATAGGTATTTGTATGTTAAAACAAAGAAAAGTGGAGCAGAATATATGAAAAGAAAGTTTTATTTATCTTTCATTCCACCCTCAAAAGCAAATAGAGTAAAAATAAACCTTAGAGCTTACTCAAAAAGTGGAAAAAGATATATAGTTCCTAAAGATGTTTCTTTAAAAATAAATAAAGCAATATGGGAATTACAAAATCAGTATGATGGACCCCCTTTTTCAACTCCAGTTGAGGTAAACATACTATTTATTTTGCCTAATAACAGAAGAAGAGATTTAGATAATATTATGAAAACTCTTGGTGATTGTATGGTTTATGCAGGTATTATTGAGGATGATAATCTGATATATAAGCAGACCCTTGAAAAAATTGTGGTCAGAGGAGAAGAAGGCATTATTATAAAAATAAAGGAATATAAGGCAAAAGAAGGATATAAAAAAAGTTTAGAAAGTTTGAAAAAGTACAAAGAGAGGATGGATGGAGTTTAAGCTTACTGAAGAGACCTATGAACTTCTGTTTAAGATAATTTTTTCAATGGCAGCAGGTCTTCTTATAGGACTTGAAAGGGAACATAGAACAAAGACAGAAATATTTGCAGGGATAAGGACTTTTCCACTTATTTCTCTTTTAGGTATGTTGTCTGGGTTAATATTTGATAAATACTGGGATGGAATTCTTTATTTTACTTTTGGAGCTATCGCTTTACTGGCAATAATTAATTATTACATGGAATATCAAAAGGATATAGGCTCTACAACTGAAATAGCAACATTTATAGCTTTTATTATTGGATTACTGATTTATTATGAGCATTATTACATAGCCGCTTTTCTTTCTGTGGCAACTACTGGCTTACTTGCACTTAAAAGAACTCTTGAGGGATTTGCAAAAAATATTTCTGAAGAGGATCTATTCGCTATTATAAAGTTTGTTTTGGTAACTGTTGTTATTTATCCCCTTTTACCAGACAAAAGCTATGGTCCTTTTAGTGCAATTAATCCCAGAAATATATGGGAAATGGTAGTTCTTGTTTCTGTAATTGATTTTATTGCTTATATAATACTTCGCTGGAAGGGAACAAGGACTTTATGGATTACAGGTGTTATAGGAGGAATGATTTCTTCAACAGCTGTTTCTTACGAACTTGCAAAACTTTCCAAAAGATATTCTGCAGTTGTATATTCTGCATTTTTCGGTATAGTTCTGGCCTGGTTAATAATGAATTTCAGGGTTTTGATTCTTGCTGGCATTATTAATTTCAATATTTCTATGATTTTGGCTTTGCCACTTGTTTTGCTTTCTCTTATTTATATAGTGGTTCTTGGTTTTATATTTTTCCGTAAAAAAGAGGATATCCGAAAAAATTCCCAGCAGGAAATTCCATTTAGCAACCCATTTCAGATAAGTTCTGCTCTTCAGTTTGGTCTAATATACGGTGTTATTCTGTTTGCTACGAAAGCATTAAACTATTATCTGGGAACAAAAGGGGTTTTCATTGCCAGTTTTCTCTCTGGGGTTATTGATGTTGATGCTATAACTCTTTCTCTTTCAAATATGGCTAAGCAGGGAAGTATAGAAAATATAATTGCTGCAAAAAGTATAATGCTGGCAGTGGTCTCAAATAGTATTTTTAAATACCTTTACATATTCCTGTTTGGTAACAAAACTCTTGTTAAAGAAATGGCTTTGATTACTGTTATTACAATTGTTCTTGGGATGGTATATTTACTTATTTAATAAATCTTTAAACTGCTGTGCATTTTCAGGTGCATATCCATAATAGTCATTATTGAAATAAACAAAAAGTTTGTCAGGGGGATTGGTTTTTATATTCTTGACCCATTCTGTAAGCTCTTCTATTGAGTATTTATACTTATACCAGTTTGTTTTCCCGTGAAACCTTATATAAGAAATATCTGTATTTTTTACAAAAATTTCAGGCAGTTTAGGAGCACTTATACTACAAAAAACAATATTATTTTCTCCTAAGATTTTAAAAACTTCTTCATTCCACCATGACTTGTGTCTAAACTCAAATACATTTGTAAATTGGGGATTAACTATATCTAAAATTCTACTCAAATTTTCCTCTGAATATTTAAAACTGGGAGGCATCTGGAATAAAATAGCACCTAATTTTTCGCCTAATGCTTCTGATACAATAGAATAAAAATCTTCCATCTTTTGTTTGGTATCTTTTAACCTTTTTATATGGGTAATCTGCTTACTTACTTTTACGGAGAATAGGAAATTTTCTGGAGAGATTTTATACCATCTTTTTAGATTACTTTTTTTAGGGAAATTATAAAAAGTAGAGTTTATCTCAACTGTGTTAAATTTAGAAGCATAAAATTCAAACCATTGTGATGGTTTAAGTTCTGCAGGATAAAATTTTCCTTTCCAGCCCCAATAGAAAAAGCCTGAAGTGCCAATAAAACTATCCATATCCATATATCTTAATATAGGGTTGTCATAGTATGAATCAACTATTAATAATTATTACCAAATATAATTAACTAAATAAGGAGCAGGCCATGTTATTAGGGTTTTTAAAAAATTCCAAAAATAATAATGAACTTCAAATGAATGAAGAAAATCCCCTTAAAAACACAGATATCGAACATAATTATGAAAAAGATAAAAAGATAATAATCTTAGAAAATTTCCTGAAGAGTTTTAACAATGGTTTGATAATTTTAGATAAAAATAGTCAGATTCTTGAAATTAATCAGAAAGCTGAGGAAATACTTGAAAGTTTAGGTTTATCGGCTTCAATCATAGGAAATTTGGATAGTTATGTAGATGAAAACAATACAATTAGTGTGAATGGATTTATATACCAGATAGAAAAGCATAAATTCCCTGAAGGTTATTTTATTGTTTTCAAAGACATAACTTCCTTAAAATCCCTTGTGGATGATGTTGTGTGTGTACTGGCTGATAATGCAGCAATATCCGTTTACAACATGGGAAAGTCTAAACTGTTAAGTAATATTCTTAATGTATACACAGATAAAAAGTTTAAGGAGATTCTGGAGCAACTATTTTTAAAAAGTGAAGATCTGGATGAGCTTAATAGCTTTATAGCAACAGTAAAAGAAGAAGTAGAGAAGAGTCATAAGGTTCTGGATATCATACAGAATATATCAAATCAAACCAATTTATTGTCTCTCAATGCAGCAATTGAGGCTGCAAGAGCTGGAGAAGCAGGAAAAGGTTTTTCTATAGTTGCAGAAGAGATAAGGAGTCTTGCATCAAAAACTTCACATAATACAGATGAGATTCGTAAAATGATAGATCAGATTGTAAAGTCTGTAAATCAGACTTTAGAAATTTCTAATGCTACATCTTCTGGAATAAGGGATATAATCGGTAGTTTTAGACATGAGTTCGAAACTCTTTACAGCTCTATTCAGAATTTAAATCAATTTATCACTGCCACTTTTAATGAGCAATTACAGGCATGGAGTAATGTGATAAAAGCTCAAGAAATTCTACCAGATAAAAGATTTAATCTATTTTTATCACTTCTACAGAGAATAATAGATCATTCAGTCTATATGGGCAATCTTTCTGATGTTATATCAGAGGGAAAAGCATGGGAGCCTCCTGAATATACTGATTGTGCCTTTGGTAGATGGTTTTATTCTGTAGGAAAGGAAGAAATCAGAACTTTAGGTGGAGAAAATGTTAATCTTCTGGTAAAAATTGAAAATCCACACAAGAAATTTCATGCCTTAGGTAAAGAGGTTATTGATTATTACAGATCTGGAAATTTAGATAAAATGGCAGAAACTGCAATTAGCATGGTTCATCAATCTAATGAATTGATTCTTGCACTTAGGAAACTTGCTGACAATGTGAAAACCTGTAATGTTTAAATGAACAAGTCTACAGGTATATTTTCCAGACACTCTATAACAGGATTTTTGGCTTTTTTACATTTCCAGATAACAGGAATACCGGTCATTTCTTCTATGATATATGGATTATAAAGTTCATTTTTGTCTTCCGAAAAACCATTCATAACAATACCTATTATGTCTGCATTTATACTGTTTAAAACATCTATTGTTAAAGTGGTGTGGTTTATTGTCCCTAGAGAAGCTCTGGCAACTACTAGAACAGGCATTTTTGTTTCATAAACAAAATCCAGATATGTAAATATCTCTTCATCTCTGCGGGTTATTGGGACTTTGATACCTCCGGCACCTTCAACAATCAGATAGTCATATTTTGAGATTAATTTATCCAAATGGCTAAAGATATTTTCCAGATTTATTTGGACACCCTCAATTTCTTCTGCTACAAGGGGAGCAACAGGGGTTTTAAATCTATATAAAACAATTTCATCTACAGGCTGACCTGTTATTTGAGCAAGTGTTGAGGCATCTAAACAATCTGGTGAACATCCTGTTTCAACAGGTTTGAAATAACCTACTTTATAGCCTTTTTCTTTTAATAAATAAGCAAGGGCAGCAGACACAGTGGTTTTACCAACCCCTGTATCTGTTGCGGTTATAAAAATAGATTTCCCCATTAGAGTTTATCTATATTTTCTATTGTCTGGATATTAATTAGTTTTGCAGGTTTTACAATCCTTTTAATGAGTCCTGTAAGGACTTTTTTAGGACCTATTTCTATAAATGTATCTACTCCATTATTTGCCATAAACTCA carries:
- a CDS encoding MgtC/SapB family protein; translated protein: MEFKLTEETYELLFKIIFSMAAGLLIGLEREHRTKTEIFAGIRTFPLISLLGMLSGLIFDKYWDGILYFTFGAIALLAIINYYMEYQKDIGSTTEIATFIAFIIGLLIYYEHYYIAAFLSVATTGLLALKRTLEGFAKNISEEDLFAIIKFVLVTVVIYPLLPDKSYGPFSAINPRNIWEMVVLVSVIDFIAYIILRWKGTRTLWITGVIGGMISSTAVSYELAKLSKRYSAVVYSAFFGIVLAWLIMNFRVLILAGIINFNISMILALPLVLLSLIYIVVLGFIFFRKKEDIRKNSQQEIPFSNPFQISSALQFGLIYGVILFATKALNYYLGTKGVFIASFLSGVIDVDAITLSLSNMAKQGSIENIIAAKSIMLAVVSNSIFKYLYIFLFGNKTLVKEMALITVITIVLGMVYLLI
- a CDS encoding DUF72 domain-containing protein yields the protein MDSFIGTSGFFYWGWKGKFYPAELKPSQWFEFYASKFNTVEINSTFYNFPKKSNLKRWYKISPENFLFSVKVSKQITHIKRLKDTKQKMEDFYSIVSEALGEKLGAILFQMPPSFKYSEENLSRILDIVNPQFTNVFEFRHKSWWNEEVFKILGENNIVFCSISAPKLPEIFVKNTDISYIRFHGKTNWYKYKYSIEELTEWVKNIKTNPPDKLFVYFNNDYYGYAPENAQQFKDLLNK
- a CDS encoding methyl-accepting chemotaxis protein; translated protein: MLLGFLKNSKNNNELQMNEENPLKNTDIEHNYEKDKKIIILENFLKSFNNGLIILDKNSQILEINQKAEEILESLGLSASIIGNLDSYVDENNTISVNGFIYQIEKHKFPEGYFIVFKDITSLKSLVDDVVCVLADNAAISVYNMGKSKLLSNILNVYTDKKFKEILEQLFLKSEDLDELNSFIATVKEEVEKSHKVLDIIQNISNQTNLLSLNAAIEAARAGEAGKGFSIVAEEIRSLASKTSHNTDEIRKMIDQIVKSVNQTLEISNATSSGIRDIIGSFRHEFETLYSSIQNLNQFITATFNEQLQAWSNVIKAQEILPDKRFNLFLSLLQRIIDHSVYMGNLSDVISEGKAWEPPEYTDCAFGRWFYSVGKEEIRTLGGENVNLLVKIENPHKKFHALGKEVIDYYRSGNLDKMAETAISMVHQSNELILALRKLADNVKTCNV
- the bioD gene encoding dethiobiotin synthase, with product MGKSIFITATDTGVGKTTVSAALAYLLKEKGYKVGYFKPVETGCSPDCLDASTLAQITGQPVDEIVLYRFKTPVAPLVAEEIEGVQINLENIFSHLDKLISKYDYLIVEGAGGIKVPITRRDEEIFTYLDFVYETKMPVLVVARASLGTINHTTLTIDVLNSINADIIGIVMNGFSEDKNELYNPYIIEEMTGIPVIWKCKKAKNPVIECLENIPVDLFI